From the Erythrolamprus reginae isolate rEryReg1 chromosome Z, rEryReg1.hap1, whole genome shotgun sequence genome, one window contains:
- the CPVL gene encoding probable serine carboxypeptidase CPVL, with protein MCKITTALLALLSLSFFLELSSCHARWSAMGRIFRRLKHVLPSQGDPGQPLFLTPYIESGKTEEGKQLSLVEHLPGPNVKSYSGYLTVNKTYNSNLFFWFFPAQVQPENAPVLLWLQGGPGGTSMFGLFVEHGPYVVQKNLSLTERKFPWTSKFSMLYIDNPVGTGFSFTDDPKGYAKNEDDVGRDLYSAIIQFFQLFPEYHQNDFYATGESYAGKYVPAIGYYIHSNNPTGKIKINFKGVAIGDGLCDPEVMLGGYAEFLYQIGLVDEKQKLYVQNQTNLGQQYIQQKKWKKAFEVFDTLLNGDKTASPPYIQTVTGCSNYFNFLQCEEPEDQEYFGKLLSLPNIRKSIHVGNLTFHDGSMVEEHLIEDIMKTIKPWLAILMDHYRVLLYNGQLDIIVAAPLTERFLPTVPWGKVKEYKNAERIVWRIHDKDPEVAGYVRQVGEFYQVIVRGGGHILPYDQPERALDMMDRFIMGKKWKQSRYGK; from the exons ATGTGCAAGATAACAACGGCTTTACTGGCTTTGCTAAGCCTGAGTTTCTTCTTAGAATTAAGCAGCTGCCATGCACGATGGAGTGCAATGGGGAGAATTTTTAGAAGATTAAAACATGTTTTGCCATCACAAGGAGATCCCGGACAACCACTGTTCCTAACACCTTACATTGAAAGTGGTAAAACTGAGGAAG GAAAGCAACTAAGCTTAGTGGAACATCTCCCAGGACCTAATGTGAAGAGTTATTCAGGCTATCTGACAGTCAACAAGACTTACAATAGCAACCTTTTCTTCTGGTTCTTTCCTGCTCAG GTTCAACCAGAAAATGCTCCTGTTTTACTTTGGCTCCAAGGTGGACCTGGAGGAACCTCTATGTTTGGCCTTTTTGTTGAACATGGACCATATGTTGTTCAGAAGAACCTTTCTT TGACTGAACGAAAGTTTCCTTGGACCTCTAAGTTCTCCATGCTGTATATTGACAATCCA GTTGGAACTGGCTTCAGTTTTACAGATGATCCAAAGGGATATGCAAAGAATGAAGATGATGTAGGAAGAGATTTGTATAG TGCGATCATTCAGTTTTTCCAGCTTTTTCCTGAATATCACCAAAATGACTTCTATGCAACAGGAGAA TCTTATGCAGGAAAATATGTGCCAGCCATTGGATATTATATTCATAGCAATAATCCTACAGGAAAGATAAAGATCAACTTCAAAGGTGTTGCCATTGGGGACGGCCTTTGTGACCCTGAAGTG ATGCTGGGAGGCTATGCAGAATTCTTATATCAAATCGGCTTGGTAGATGAAAAGCAGAAGTTATATGTCCAGAATCAGACTAATCTGGGACAACAATATATCCAacagaagaaatggaaaaaagcctTTGAA GTATTCGATACTCTGTTGAATGGTGATAAAACTGCAAGTCCTCCTTATATTCAGACTGTTACAGGATGTAGCAACTATTTCAATTTCTTGCAGTGTGAA GAGCCTGAGGATCAGGAATATTTTGGAAAGCTGTTATCCCTGCCAAACATAAGAAAATCTATCCATGTTGGAAATTTGACCTTCCATGATGGTTCTATGGTTGAGGAGCACTTGATTGAAGATATAATGAAGACAATAAAACCTTGGTTGGCCATTTTAATGGATCATTATAGA GTTCTCTTATACAATGGGCAACTTGATATCATTGTGGCAGCTCCACTTACTGAACGATTTCTGCCCACTGTGCCATGGGGCAAAGTGAAAGAATACAAAAATGCTGAGAGAATTGTATGGCGAATACATGATAAAGACCCTGAGGTTGCTGGCTATGTACGCCAAGTGGGTGAATTCTATCAG